In Vicinamibacterales bacterium, the following are encoded in one genomic region:
- a CDS encoding phosphoglycerate kinase: MNKRSIKDLDLEGRRVLMRVDFNVPIKNGEIKDDTRIRASLPTIQYALEHGARAVVLCSHLGRPKGRPAPEYSLRPVADRLSQLLGKPVAFAEDCVGEPARKAVDSVPAGGVVLLENLRFHAEEEKNDPAFAAQLAGLADVYVNDAFGSAHRAHASTEGVVRHVKESAAGLLMAAELEHLGRVLHQPDRPFVAILGGAKVSDKLEVIENLIPRVDALLIGGAMAYTFFQARQLPVGKSLVEPELVDAARQIEARAKARGLRLELPSDHVVAPKLEAGAPAETLAVGDPAIGDRMGLDIGPKTIETYRSVIGGAKTVIWNGPMGVFEIDAFAKGTLAVADAVASVRGTTVIGGGDSIAAVAKAGVTDRITHISTGGGASLEFLGGRELPGVAALPNR; encoded by the coding sequence GTGAACAAGCGTTCGATCAAGGATCTCGACCTCGAGGGGCGGCGCGTGCTGATGCGCGTCGACTTCAACGTCCCCATCAAGAACGGCGAGATCAAGGACGACACGCGGATCCGCGCGTCGCTGCCGACGATCCAGTACGCGCTGGAGCACGGCGCGCGCGCGGTGGTGCTCTGCTCGCACCTCGGGCGTCCCAAAGGCAGACCGGCGCCGGAGTATTCGCTTCGGCCGGTGGCGGACCGCCTGTCGCAGCTGCTCGGGAAGCCCGTCGCCTTCGCGGAGGACTGCGTCGGCGAGCCGGCGCGCAAGGCGGTGGACTCCGTGCCCGCCGGCGGGGTGGTGCTCCTCGAGAACCTGCGGTTTCATGCCGAAGAGGAGAAGAACGACCCGGCGTTCGCCGCCCAACTCGCGGGGCTCGCGGACGTCTACGTGAACGACGCGTTCGGGTCGGCGCATCGCGCCCACGCGTCGACCGAAGGGGTGGTCCGGCACGTCAAGGAATCGGCGGCGGGGCTGCTGATGGCCGCCGAGCTCGAGCATCTCGGGCGCGTGCTGCACCAGCCGGACCGGCCGTTCGTCGCCATCCTCGGCGGCGCCAAGGTTTCGGACAAGCTCGAGGTCATCGAGAACCTGATTCCGCGCGTCGATGCGCTGCTGATCGGCGGCGCGATGGCCTACACGTTCTTCCAGGCGCGGCAGCTGCCGGTCGGCAAATCGCTGGTGGAACCGGAACTGGTGGACGCGGCGCGCCAGATCGAAGCGCGCGCGAAGGCGCGGGGGCTGCGCCTCGAGCTGCCCTCCGATCACGTCGTCGCGCCGAAGCTCGAGGCCGGCGCGCCGGCGGAAACGCTGGCCGTCGGCGACCCGGCGATCGGCGATCGCATGGGACTCGACATCGGCCCGAAGACGATCGAAACCTATCGATCGGTGATCGGCGGAGCGAAGACGGTGATCTGGAACGGACCGATGGGGGTGTTCGAGATCGACGCGTTCGCGAAGGGCACGCTTGCGGTGGCGGACGCCGTCGCCTCGGTGCGCGGCACGACGGTGATTGGCGGCGGCGATTCGATCGCGGCCGTGGCCAAGGCCGGCGTGACCGACCGCATCACGCACATTTCGACGGGCGGCGGCGCGTCGCTCGAGTTCCTCGGCGGACGCGAGCTTCCGGGCGTCGCCGCGCTGCCGAACAGGTAG
- the gap gene encoding type I glyceraldehyde-3-phosphate dehydrogenase: MATKVGINGFGRIGRNIMRAAMGAGDLDFVAVNDLTNAGTLAHLLKYDSILGNLKADIKAEGDRITVDREQFQVLSVKDPAQLPWKDLGVEVVFESTGLFTDRDAAAKHLAAGAKKVIITAPAKKPDFSVVLGVNEQKYDPKAHHIISNASCTTNCLAPLAKVLQETFGIRKGWMTTCHSYTNDQQLLDLPHKDLRRARAAALSIIPTTTGAATAVGEVMPDLKGKLDGISLRVPTPNVSCVDLAALLDRKTTGEEVNAAFKQAADGALKGILEYVEAPLVSIDFRGNPHSSIIDAPYTKVMDGDFVKVLAWYDNEWGYSNRCVDLLRLMVKKGI; the protein is encoded by the coding sequence ATGGCCACTAAAGTTGGTATCAACGGGTTCGGGCGGATCGGGCGCAACATCATGCGCGCCGCCATGGGTGCGGGGGATCTGGATTTCGTCGCGGTGAACGACCTGACGAACGCGGGTACGCTCGCGCACCTGCTGAAGTACGACTCGATCCTGGGCAATCTCAAGGCGGACATCAAGGCCGAGGGCGACAGGATCACCGTCGACCGCGAGCAGTTCCAGGTGCTGTCGGTGAAGGATCCGGCGCAGCTGCCGTGGAAGGATCTCGGCGTCGAGGTCGTGTTCGAGTCGACCGGGCTGTTCACCGATCGCGACGCGGCCGCGAAGCACCTGGCCGCGGGCGCGAAGAAGGTGATCATCACCGCGCCGGCGAAGAAGCCCGACTTCTCGGTCGTGCTCGGCGTCAACGAGCAGAAGTACGACCCCAAGGCGCACCACATCATTTCCAACGCGTCGTGCACGACCAACTGCCTGGCGCCCCTCGCCAAGGTGCTGCAGGAGACGTTCGGCATCCGCAAGGGCTGGATGACCACGTGCCACTCGTATACCAACGACCAGCAGCTGCTCGACCTGCCGCACAAGGATCTGCGGCGCGCCCGGGCGGCGGCGCTGTCGATCATCCCCACGACCACGGGCGCGGCGACGGCGGTCGGCGAAGTGATGCCGGATCTCAAGGGCAAGCTCGACGGCATCTCGCTGCGCGTGCCGACGCCGAACGTCTCGTGCGTCGATCTTGCGGCGCTCCTCGACAGGAAGACGACCGGCGAAGAAGTCAACGCCGCATTCAAGCAGGCGGCGGACGGCGCGCTGAAGGGCATCCTCGAATACGTCGAGGCGCCGCTGGTCTCGATCGACTTCCGCGGCAACCCGCACTCGTCGATCATCGATGCGCCGTACACCAAGGTCATGGACGGCGACTTCGTGAAGGTCCTGGCCTGGTACGACAACGAGTGGGGCTATTCCAATCGTTGCGTCGACTTGCTGCGGTTGATGGTGAAGAAGGGCATCTAG